The Malus domestica chromosome 06, GDT2T_hap1 genome has a segment encoding these proteins:
- the LOC139196867 gene encoding uncharacterized protein, translated as MTGSKIKIEYNLRHCGAATLQQHSGVVSGCGVVIKQNCPMQWESWTDIPQRTKEVVIFDLKDISPEAMAYLEESLATRYKHWKNYLHTHFQRYDDPEVARLHGCPIELKDRPEDWEWLCKHFTNPKFVKKSIAGKKARDSKTLLHHYGSKPFSYRLEARCQGGSKFREIDTFEEVYVRLGNEISEHLHALMVEKRAAIVQKATSQFPPDTSIEDITVLEDAGFQIVTDVMEQNFGRRHGKVVRCMGKTRVRETGASSSNSNTAEVDALKEQVTTLQGQLEIQGKQMRA; from the exons ATGACCGGCTCCAAGATCAAGATTGAGTATAACCTGCGACATTGTGGAGCGGCTACCTTACAGCAGCATAGCGGCGTCGTTAGTGGCTGTGGTGTTGTTATTAAGCAAAATTGTCCTATGCAGTGGGAGTCTTGGACAGATATTCCTCAGAGGACGAAGGAAGTG GTCATTTTTGATCTTAAGGACATATCCCCCGAGGCCATGGCCTACTTAGAGGAAAGCTTAGCAACCCGGTACAAACATTGGAAGAACTATCTTCACACGCATTTTCAGCGATACGATGATCCGGAGGTTGCTCGCCTACATGGTTGCCCAATCGAGTTGAAGGACCGGCCAGAGGATTGGGAGTGGCTCTGCAAACATTTTACTAACCCAAAATTTGTG AAGAAATCTATTGCTGGCAAGAAAGCTCGGGACTCAAAGACACTTCTCCACCATTATGGTTCGAAGCCCTTTTCGTATAGGCTTGAGGCACGATGTCag GGGGGTTCTAAGTTCCGAGAGATCGACACGTTCGAGGAAGTTTATGTTCGACTTGGAAATGAGATCTCTGAGCACCTTCAT GCTCTTATGGTGGAAAAGCGCGCTGCTATTGTCCAAAAAGCAACATCACAGTTTCCCCCGGATACCTCGATCGAGGACATCACTGTACTCGAGGATGCAGGTTTTCAGATTGTGACTGATGTGATGGAGCAAAACTTCGGTCGTCGTCATGGTAAGGTTGTTCGGTGCATGGGGAAAACGCGAGTTCGTGAGACGGGTGCCTCTTCTTCCAACTCGAACACAGCAGAGGTTGATGCATTGAAGGAGCAAGTGACAACCCTACAGGGTCAGCTTGAGATCCAGGGCAAGCAGATGAGAGCCTAG